A single region of the Myxococcales bacterium genome encodes:
- a CDS encoding N-acetylmuramoyl-L-alanine amidase → MDSQHRHARQGESPKRYLVLWLSIASGALAMGCPCTDFREQSSAPRAPVGDHPPLESPPPSKGPAHLTSIVVSSMPLLGQAHDQEVFHATMHFDRPVRFTTHKRQRPRSGEVLSIYLPGCAPVSLLPATIPVGVGGIRAIHARLSGAALTEVALVMAPGTRPRISFLQKPFAIQVTFFPKTTPLLQSQRKFTLVLDPGHGGQDTGAKSRDGERESHLVMDIALRTKALLERRQHGLLVLLSRETDETVTLEDRALFANRLDADAFVSLHLNALEDPKEGGAATFVLDTSDDRHTRRLAARENGISESEVSDLQTVFASLERSQQMARSELLARTIQGHLMTRGRRHMPQLRDRGMRRGPFFVLAAVHMPAVLVEASFLTQPEEGRMLGTRRYRNALAEGIAEGILNYLALPQSGFSG, encoded by the coding sequence ATGGACAGCCAGCACCGACATGCGCGCCAAGGGGAATCCCCCAAACGGTATCTGGTTCTATGGCTTTCGATTGCATCGGGCGCTTTAGCGATGGGCTGTCCGTGCACGGACTTCCGCGAGCAATCATCCGCGCCACGTGCGCCCGTGGGTGATCATCCCCCTTTGGAATCTCCGCCACCATCCAAGGGACCGGCGCACCTCACGAGCATTGTGGTCTCAAGCATGCCCTTGCTTGGACAGGCACACGATCAAGAGGTGTTTCACGCCACGATGCACTTCGATAGGCCCGTTCGATTTACGACACATAAGAGGCAGCGGCCACGCTCAGGCGAGGTGCTCAGCATCTATCTCCCTGGGTGCGCCCCCGTCTCCCTCCTGCCGGCTACGATCCCCGTAGGCGTCGGCGGCATACGCGCCATCCACGCCCGACTCTCTGGCGCCGCGCTAACGGAAGTGGCCTTGGTCATGGCGCCCGGGACTCGACCCCGGATCAGTTTTCTGCAGAAACCGTTCGCTATCCAGGTGACGTTCTTCCCCAAAACCACTCCCCTTCTACAGTCACAGCGTAAATTTACGCTAGTACTGGATCCCGGGCACGGGGGTCAGGACACAGGCGCCAAAAGTCGAGACGGGGAGCGCGAATCCCATCTGGTGATGGATATCGCCCTTCGCACCAAAGCGCTTCTCGAGCGGCGGCAGCACGGCTTACTGGTGCTCCTCTCCCGCGAGACTGACGAGACGGTGACCCTTGAGGACCGTGCGCTTTTTGCCAACCGGCTTGATGCCGATGCCTTTGTCTCGCTTCACCTCAATGCGCTTGAGGATCCCAAGGAAGGCGGGGCGGCGACCTTTGTCCTCGATACCAGCGATGACCGTCACACGCGCAGGCTCGCGGCGAGGGAGAACGGTATCAGTGAGTCCGAGGTGAGCGATCTTCAGACGGTCTTTGCCTCGCTCGAGCGCAGCCAGCAGATGGCGCGTTCTGAGCTATTGGCCAGAACGATTCAAGGGCATCTCATGACTCGGGGACGGAGGCACATGCCGCAGCTTCGTGATCGCGGCATGCGGCGTGGTCCGTTTTTTGTTTTGGCCGCTGTCCACATGCCTGCGGTGTTGGTGGAAGCGTCGTTTCTCACCCAACCTGAGGAGGGGCGGATGCTTGGAACCCGCCGCTACAGAAATGCCCTCGCCGAGGGCATAGCCGAGGGGATTCTCAACTACCTCGCGCTCCCACAAAGCGGATTTTCAGGCTAG
- a CDS encoding phosphoribosylglycinamide formyltransferase, whose protein sequence is MRVVVLASGQGSNFRALLKSASQSQKTVNIVGVISDRPNTPALAFADSQGVKTDVVDFRTYSDRREWDGALKSRLDLFQADLIVLAGFMRIVGPLFLDAYRGKSINTHPSLLPAFPGRDAPAQALRAKVRISGCTVHVVDDGIDTGPIIAQAAVPVLPNDDPSVLHARIQRAEHLLLSQVVHAVASGQVRLSPDIQLFGVDMTTQAQLFWPTFGPNVSATAEHP, encoded by the coding sequence ATGCGCGTGGTTGTGCTCGCGTCCGGGCAGGGTTCAAACTTTAGAGCATTGCTAAAAAGCGCGTCGCAATCGCAAAAAACCGTGAACATTGTCGGTGTAATATCGGATCGCCCCAACACGCCCGCGCTTGCTTTTGCCGACAGCCAAGGCGTGAAAACCGATGTGGTGGATTTTCGTACATATTCGGACCGCCGTGAATGGGATGGTGCGCTCAAGAGTCGCCTTGATCTTTTTCAAGCAGATTTAATTGTGTTGGCCGGTTTCATGCGAATCGTTGGCCCTCTATTTTTGGACGCCTATCGCGGGAAAAGCATCAACACGCACCCATCTTTGCTTCCCGCCTTTCCCGGTCGCGACGCCCCCGCACAGGCCCTGCGGGCCAAGGTGCGCATCAGCGGCTGCACAGTACATGTTGTCGATGACGGCATTGATACGGGTCCCATCATCGCGCAGGCGGCCGTTCCCGTGTTACCCAACGACGATCCCAGCGTTTTACATGCCCGCATACAACGTGCGGAGCATCTTCTTCTCTCTCAGGTGGTCCATGCGGTGGCAAGCGGGCAGGTACGCCTGTCACCCGACATCCAACTTTTCGGAGTTGATATGACGACTCAGGCGCAATTGTTTTGGCCGACTTTCGGGCCAAACGTTTCTGCGACCGCTGAACATCCATGA
- a CDS encoding type IV pilus twitching motility protein PilT, with translation MVERGGSDLHVTVGSPPQIRIDGSLIPLKTPPLGQIETKQLCYSVLSEEQKIKFEQTNELDLSFGVKHLARFRANIFMQRGAVAGAFRIIPFKILSFEELGLAPVIADLANLPRGLVLVTGPTGSGKSTTLAAIIDKINRETRKHIVTIEDPIEYVHTHKSCLVNQREIGRDTMSFTLALKSILRQDPDVVLVGEMRDLETIEAAMTISETGHLVFATLHTNGAIASINRIIDVFPAHQQPQIRAQLSFVLQGVVSQTLLPLAQGKGRVPAMEIMIPNAAIRNLIREDKVHQIMSAMQVGQGTTGMQTMNQSLYALFVAQKITREEALTRAPDALELEKMITHGASMTTAGYRKS, from the coding sequence ATGGTAGAACGAGGCGGTTCGGACCTTCACGTTACCGTCGGTTCGCCACCGCAAATTCGCATTGACGGGAGCTTGATCCCGCTGAAGACGCCGCCTTTGGGTCAGATCGAGACCAAACAGCTCTGCTACTCGGTACTTAGCGAAGAGCAAAAAATTAAGTTTGAGCAAACCAACGAGTTGGATCTATCGTTTGGCGTCAAACACCTAGCGCGATTTCGAGCGAATATTTTCATGCAGCGCGGCGCGGTTGCCGGTGCATTTCGTATCATCCCATTCAAAATACTTAGCTTCGAGGAGCTGGGGTTGGCGCCGGTCATCGCCGACCTTGCAAACCTTCCGAGGGGTCTCGTCTTAGTGACTGGCCCGACCGGCTCTGGCAAGTCAACCACGCTGGCGGCAATCATTGATAAGATCAATCGTGAAACACGCAAGCATATCGTCACCATTGAAGACCCCATCGAATATGTGCACACGCACAAGTCCTGCTTGGTCAACCAGCGGGAGATTGGTCGAGACACCATGAGTTTCACGCTGGCACTCAAATCCATCCTCCGCCAAGACCCCGACGTGGTGTTGGTTGGCGAGATGCGTGACCTCGAGACCATCGAGGCAGCCATGACAATTTCAGAAACCGGTCATCTCGTTTTCGCAACATTACATACCAATGGAGCCATCGCGTCTATCAATCGCATTATTGATGTGTTCCCAGCCCATCAACAACCACAAATTCGCGCGCAGCTATCCTTCGTGCTGCAGGGGGTCGTTTCTCAAACCTTGCTTCCGCTGGCCCAAGGTAAGGGGCGCGTGCCCGCGATGGAAATAATGATACCGAACGCCGCCATTCGAAATCTCATACGCGAAGACAAAGTGCATCAAATCATGTCTGCGATGCAGGTTGGCCAAGGCACCACCGGCATGCAAACGATGAATCAATCACTGTATGCTCTCTTTGTCGCCCAAAAAATCACCCGAGAAGAGGCGCTCACGCGCGCCCCAGACGCCCTGGAGTTGGAGAAAATGATCACGCACGGAGCATCCATGACCACGGCAGGCTACCGCAAGTCTTAA
- the glnD gene encoding [protein-PII] uridylyltransferase produces MTPKQERKKVGDFPVKTAHREALSAFRERLEAMIYTEAGGLDAARAYARFLDGMLQSVIKPTELGILPHTGLAALGGYGRNTLAPYADVDVLLVSDSVEHERLESWAHRVLYPLWDAGVPIDHAVRSVAETLALAETDIRTATTLFDLRYVLGDGPVVARLLEKGQEALYSRQAAVIEMLEIDVGARHERFGGSLYLLEPEVKLGRGGLRDYDTARWAARARWRASHWGELAEAGVLLSREVEELKCSHEFLWRIRNALHIRSGRRNDRLTFEDQEEISLALGYRDHVNLAVEQFMQHYYQHAQTIACTTDRLLARARSNRKSPSPPQALAAHVVLRDDVIDIPDLTQLQKDPSLALRLYVESVKHGRAPSIEVRDAIARLAADAEWSEKLRGQPLVADAFFTLLKYAGKAPVRRGSILGELLETGLMLAMIPEFDHVRGRVQHDVYHVYTVDVHSVAAVDRLSAMVRGEHAEDWPLASRLAALSPRPLPLRMALLLHDIGKGRGGHHADIGADMARRISERLGFQHGDVTHIEWLVREHLRMYHWALRRDITDPHTIEEAVNVVKNKERLRDLYLLTVADISTTSPSAMTSWKANMLQAFYFAVADGLSAAEPWSGQRRALALREELLRAAEGDETSGLATLVEAMPDRYILANSPATIEQHAQILEASGELRVHAGLVADPGAETEELVVVCHDQPGLLAAIAAALAGNRLDVTTAQIYTLEWDQRRLAFDIFHVRATRRMSARAVAELVADLNGLLEGTLTAQALLQKRTSSPTWAKRKEPDVPVAIHVSNQASGRFTVIDIFTKDHPGLLYAITNVFHKHGLSIALSKLSTEGNRVADVFYVQDLEGRKFEDLEKIASLDHDLRAILTDL; encoded by the coding sequence GTGACGCCCAAACAGGAACGCAAGAAAGTCGGAGACTTTCCGGTCAAGACGGCGCATCGCGAAGCGCTTAGCGCCTTCCGCGAACGGCTTGAAGCGATGATTTACACGGAAGCCGGCGGTCTCGATGCGGCCAGAGCGTATGCGCGCTTTCTCGACGGCATGCTGCAATCGGTCATCAAACCGACAGAACTCGGCATTTTGCCCCATACCGGACTGGCAGCTTTAGGGGGTTACGGCCGAAACACACTGGCACCCTACGCAGATGTGGATGTACTGCTAGTAAGTGATAGTGTGGAACATGAGCGCTTAGAGTCCTGGGCCCATCGGGTGCTTTATCCACTCTGGGACGCGGGCGTCCCCATCGATCACGCCGTCCGTAGCGTGGCAGAAACCTTGGCCCTCGCAGAGACGGACATTCGGACGGCCACCACGCTTTTTGATCTCCGATACGTGTTGGGGGACGGCCCCGTGGTTGCACGACTGCTCGAAAAGGGCCAAGAGGCGCTTTACAGTCGTCAGGCGGCCGTGATCGAGATGTTGGAAATCGACGTCGGTGCCCGTCACGAGCGATTCGGTGGCTCATTGTACTTGCTCGAACCCGAGGTCAAACTCGGACGGGGCGGGCTGCGAGACTACGACACCGCACGTTGGGCAGCACGCGCCAGATGGCGGGCGAGTCATTGGGGCGAACTTGCCGAGGCAGGCGTACTCTTGAGCCGTGAAGTCGAGGAGCTCAAGTGCAGCCATGAATTTTTATGGCGGATCAGAAACGCCCTTCATATTCGTAGCGGCCGCCGGAACGACCGTTTGACATTTGAGGATCAGGAAGAGATCTCTCTGGCGCTTGGATATCGCGACCATGTCAATCTGGCCGTGGAGCAATTCATGCAGCATTATTACCAGCATGCGCAGACCATTGCCTGCACCACCGATCGATTGCTGGCACGCGCTCGATCAAACCGGAAAAGCCCCAGTCCTCCCCAAGCGCTGGCGGCGCATGTGGTGCTCCGAGATGACGTCATAGACATTCCCGACTTGACGCAGTTGCAAAAAGATCCCTCTTTGGCACTCCGCCTCTATGTAGAGTCGGTTAAACATGGCCGAGCACCCTCTATTGAGGTGCGTGATGCCATCGCCCGATTGGCGGCCGATGCCGAGTGGAGCGAAAAACTCCGCGGTCAACCGCTCGTGGCCGATGCGTTTTTTACATTGCTTAAGTACGCGGGGAAAGCCCCCGTTAGACGTGGTTCCATTTTGGGGGAGCTGCTGGAAACGGGCCTCATGCTTGCGATGATTCCCGAGTTTGACCACGTTCGCGGCAGGGTCCAACACGACGTGTATCATGTGTACACCGTCGATGTGCATTCGGTTGCCGCAGTGGATCGCCTTTCTGCGATGGTGCGAGGCGAGCACGCGGAGGATTGGCCGCTGGCGAGCAGGTTGGCGGCTCTATCGCCTCGCCCTTTGCCGTTGAGAATGGCGCTTCTGTTACATGACATTGGAAAGGGGAGGGGAGGGCACCATGCCGACATAGGAGCGGACATGGCTCGGAGAATCTCTGAGCGCCTGGGCTTCCAACACGGTGATGTCACACACATAGAGTGGTTAGTGCGTGAGCACCTGCGCATGTACCACTGGGCGCTGCGTCGAGACATTACCGATCCACATACAATCGAAGAGGCAGTGAATGTCGTGAAAAACAAAGAACGGCTACGCGATCTCTATCTGCTTACGGTGGCTGATATTTCCACCACCAGCCCATCCGCCATGACGTCGTGGAAAGCCAACATGCTTCAAGCGTTTTATTTTGCGGTGGCGGACGGTTTGAGCGCTGCTGAGCCTTGGTCCGGGCAGCGTCGAGCGCTCGCCTTGCGCGAGGAGCTTCTTCGCGCAGCAGAGGGTGATGAGACATCTGGACTTGCGACGCTTGTTGAGGCCATGCCAGATCGGTACATACTTGCCAATAGCCCCGCGACCATCGAGCAACACGCGCAGATCTTGGAGGCCAGTGGCGAGCTTCGGGTGCATGCGGGCTTGGTGGCAGACCCGGGTGCCGAAACTGAGGAGCTCGTGGTGGTGTGTCACGATCAACCGGGGCTCCTTGCGGCGATTGCGGCGGCGCTTGCGGGAAATCGACTGGATGTGACCACGGCGCAGATCTATACGCTGGAGTGGGACCAACGCCGCCTGGCCTTTGACATTTTTCATGTCCGCGCGACCCGTCGAATGAGCGCCCGAGCAGTCGCTGAGCTCGTCGCGGATCTCAATGGTCTCCTTGAAGGCACGCTGACTGCACAGGCGCTTCTTCAGAAACGAACCTCATCCCCAACATGGGCAAAGCGGAAGGAACCTGATGTGCCGGTGGCGATCCATGTGAGCAATCAGGCGTCCGGACGCTTTACTGTTATTGATATTTTTACCAAAGATCATCCAGGGTTGCTCTACGCCATCACCAACGTCTTTCATAAGCATGGCCTTTCCATTGCGCTCTCGAAGCTCAGCACCGAGGGCAATCGGGTAGCGGACGTATTTTACGTGCAAGATCTCGAGGGGCGGAAGTTTGAAGATCTCGAAAAAATCGCTAGTCTCGACCACGACCTCCGTGCGATTCTCACAGACCTATGA
- the raiA gene encoding ribosome-associated translation inhibitor RaiA, producing the protein MRIAYTFRDIEPSDAIKEYASSKISKLQKYLHSPLDAEVTASKERHLHCIDLKVVGDGEVFVATEESEDMYASIDLAMDKMDRQIRRAKAQRQQRRRGAARTSNT; encoded by the coding sequence ATGAGAATCGCATACACCTTCAGAGATATTGAGCCCTCCGACGCGATTAAAGAATACGCGAGTTCCAAAATCTCCAAGCTACAAAAATATTTACATTCGCCGCTTGATGCCGAAGTGACGGCATCCAAAGAGCGTCATCTTCATTGTATCGACCTCAAGGTCGTGGGAGATGGAGAGGTCTTTGTGGCAACGGAAGAGTCTGAAGACATGTATGCCTCGATCGACTTGGCGATGGACAAGATGGATCGGCAAATTCGCCGTGCAAAGGCGCAACGGCAGCAACGGCGGCGTGGCGCGGCGCGCACAAGCAATACCTAG
- a CDS encoding tetratricopeptide repeat protein, with amino-acid sequence MNRRRTGTGLLLWVGLGMASACGGGQSAAVGHKDKRATADSSQGAVLPPANPLVEEGESLLAQGKVTEASEVFRRALVGNPQDARAHFDRGLIAEHEGRNPDAMREYQTAISHEPRFAQPMSNLALLYRDQGHLDRAHALLLKVVDLSPKDGEAWLNLALTLEDQGKIPAAKMRYRTAIKLLPHDPVPRVNLGLLLLDAKEYGEARTLLREAMPLSTGDRAMLFAVGSGLRRAKDPASALRAMRAAVIADSTEPPPSVVAELALAELAMGERHQAISTLRGLIRSRPKYALAHYLLGNMLAAEQQYAEAVLNYQRYLTLDPQGAEAANAKRRMAMAKRASKRP; translated from the coding sequence ATGAACCGCCGCCGGACAGGTACGGGATTACTCCTTTGGGTTGGCCTCGGCATGGCGTCTGCATGCGGCGGAGGGCAATCGGCGGCAGTTGGGCACAAGGATAAGCGTGCGACGGCGGATTCTTCCCAAGGGGCGGTGCTTCCCCCCGCAAACCCGCTGGTCGAGGAGGGCGAATCCCTCCTCGCACAAGGCAAAGTAACTGAAGCATCGGAAGTGTTCAGACGGGCATTGGTCGGCAATCCTCAAGATGCCCGAGCACATTTTGACCGGGGCCTGATCGCCGAGCACGAAGGCCGCAACCCGGATGCGATGCGGGAATACCAGACGGCGATCAGTCATGAGCCGCGGTTCGCGCAACCGATGAGCAACCTCGCGCTCCTCTATCGCGATCAGGGTCACCTGGACCGCGCCCATGCGCTCCTTCTCAAAGTGGTTGATCTTAGCCCCAAAGATGGGGAGGCGTGGTTGAACCTTGCCTTGACATTGGAAGATCAAGGCAAGATCCCAGCGGCGAAAATGCGCTACAGAACAGCCATCAAGCTCTTGCCCCATGATCCCGTGCCTCGCGTCAACCTGGGTCTCCTATTGCTTGACGCAAAAGAGTACGGCGAAGCCCGTACGTTGCTCCGCGAAGCCATGCCACTCTCGACGGGCGACCGCGCGATGCTGTTTGCTGTTGGCAGTGGCCTCCGTCGGGCAAAAGACCCGGCCTCCGCGCTTCGCGCCATGAGAGCAGCCGTGATAGCGGACAGCACCGAGCCGCCTCCCAGTGTGGTCGCCGAACTAGCCCTCGCGGAGTTGGCAATGGGTGAGCGCCACCAGGCGATCAGCACCCTGCGCGGCTTGATACGGAGCAGGCCAAAGTACGCGCTGGCTCACTATCTGCTTGGCAACATGCTCGCGGCAGAGCAGCAATATGCCGAGGCGGTCCTAAACTATCAGCGGTATCTTACGCTCGATCCGCAGGGTGCCGAAGCAGCCAACGCCAAGCGCAGGATGGCGATGGCCAAGCGCGCATCAAAGCGTCCATAG
- the rapZ gene encoding RNase adapter RapZ, translating to MRIVIVTGLSGAGRSTTLHVLEDLGFYCVDNLPPKLVPQLIDILASDKHVNWVALGIDMRAGTFFEGLQQLVTDLRARGNHVELVFLECRDEILLRRFSETRRPHRLAASGDLATAISAEREKLAPLRAQASYIIDTSELTVHDLRRSLSEYMTQDTGGAHMTLRIVSFGYKYGLPTNADLVFDLRALRNPYFVPALKPHTGEYPTVRDFVLSESESQELLHDIETLLRHHLPHYEREGRSYLTVALGCTGGRHRSVAMGAELARRLAQERSVILAHRDIDRGKLA from the coding sequence TTGCGTATCGTTATTGTGACGGGGCTGTCGGGGGCAGGTCGAAGCACGACCTTGCACGTGCTTGAAGACCTTGGATTTTACTGTGTGGACAATCTCCCGCCCAAACTTGTTCCCCAGCTCATCGACATACTCGCCTCCGATAAGCACGTCAACTGGGTCGCGCTCGGTATCGATATGCGCGCGGGCACATTTTTCGAGGGGCTCCAACAGCTGGTGACCGACCTCAGGGCCCGCGGCAATCATGTAGAGCTTGTTTTCCTCGAGTGCAGGGATGAGATTTTACTGCGGCGCTTTAGCGAGACAAGGCGGCCACACCGACTGGCGGCAAGCGGGGATTTGGCGACGGCCATTTCGGCCGAGCGAGAAAAGCTGGCTCCGCTTCGCGCGCAAGCGAGCTACATCATCGACACGAGTGAGCTCACGGTGCACGACTTACGGCGGTCCTTGAGCGAATACATGACACAGGACACGGGTGGCGCGCATATGACGCTCCGCATCGTATCGTTTGGGTACAAATACGGACTACCCACCAATGCAGATCTTGTTTTTGATCTTCGGGCCCTTCGTAACCCGTATTTCGTCCCTGCGCTCAAACCACATACAGGAGAGTACCCCACGGTCCGGGACTTCGTGCTGAGTGAGTCCGAGAGTCAAGAGTTGTTGCACGACATCGAGACGTTGTTGCGGCACCATCTGCCGCACTACGAGCGTGAGGGACGGTCATATTTAACGGTCGCGCTGGGCTGCACGGGCGGTCGTCATCGCTCGGTTGCCATGGGGGCTGAGCTGGCCCGGCGCCTGGCTCAGGAACGCTCCGTAATCTTAGCCCATCGCGACATCGATCGCGGCAAACTTGCGTGA
- a CDS encoding phosphoribosylformylglycinamidine cyclo-ligase → MGGWSYRSAGVDIDKGDALIDRIKPLIRNTRTALTVSELGGFSGLCQLPPNLQAPLLVSSTDGVGTKLKIAFLMDIHDTVGIDLVAMSVNDIITSGAKPLFFLDYLATSKLDVEQGYQIIKGVSEGCRLAGCALIGGETAEMPDFYAKGEYDLAGFAVGVVERSKLVDGTRIRAGDTAIGLPSSGLHANGYSLARKVLIEHAGLALDQHIDELGETLGTYLLKPTVIYVEAIEQALATDAVHGLCHITGGGLPGNLPRILPPGLGLEIDETCWDIPPIFQVISQRGNVSHKEMLRTFNMGIGFVVLAATEKLDSVLSALTATGVAPLVIGKVVSESRPRPVRFV, encoded by the coding sequence ATGGGCGGGTGGTCATATCGAAGCGCAGGGGTGGATATCGACAAAGGCGATGCGCTAATTGATCGCATCAAGCCATTGATTCGTAATACGCGAACAGCATTGACCGTATCCGAGCTCGGGGGGTTCTCGGGCTTATGCCAGCTGCCTCCCAACTTGCAAGCGCCTCTGCTCGTATCCAGCACTGACGGCGTGGGCACCAAACTCAAAATCGCATTTTTGATGGATATCCACGATACCGTCGGCATTGACTTGGTGGCCATGAGCGTCAACGACATCATCACCTCTGGCGCAAAACCATTGTTCTTTCTTGACTACTTGGCCACATCCAAACTGGACGTGGAACAAGGTTACCAGATTATCAAAGGCGTCAGCGAGGGATGCCGTCTGGCAGGTTGTGCGTTGATTGGCGGCGAGACGGCGGAAATGCCAGATTTTTATGCCAAAGGCGAGTATGATCTCGCCGGGTTTGCCGTCGGCGTGGTCGAACGATCCAAGCTCGTCGATGGCACGCGCATCCGCGCGGGCGACACGGCGATAGGCCTGCCCTCTTCGGGTCTCCACGCGAACGGCTACTCCCTGGCGCGCAAGGTGCTTATCGAGCATGCCGGGCTCGCGTTGGATCAACACATTGACGAACTGGGAGAAACGCTTGGCACGTATCTGTTAAAGCCCACGGTCATCTATGTCGAGGCCATCGAGCAGGCGCTTGCCACAGACGCGGTACACGGGCTGTGCCACATCACGGGCGGCGGACTCCCAGGCAACCTTCCTCGCATACTGCCACCCGGACTTGGATTGGAAATCGATGAAACATGCTGGGATATCCCTCCTATCTTTCAGGTGATCTCGCAACGCGGCAACGTCTCACACAAGGAGATGTTAAGAACGTTTAATATGGGCATAGGATTTGTCGTGCTCGCCGCAACGGAAAAACTCGACTCAGTCCTATCCGCGCTTACCGCGACCGGAGTGGCACCTCTCGTTATCGGGAAAGTGGTCAGTGAATCCCGGCCCCGACCGGTAAGGTTTGTTTGA